The following nucleotide sequence is from Alkalihalobacillus sp. LMS39.
TGTGTTGAATGACTGTTTTACCTGATTGTAACTTGTGCGTATAAGGAACATGATGAAAAAATAATAAAAGCTCATCTGGACATGTATCAATAGATTCGTATAAATCTCTATTCTCTTTAAAATATTGTTCAGTGTAACCTGTCCCTGTTTTTACAGTTCGGTCCACACCGATCCCATAACAATCTGCATAATGATAAGTTCCCCATACCGAATATTCGTACCCATCAACATTTGGCCCATAATGATGATCTGGATTGACCATCCAACCGACCCCTAATGGAGATGTATAACTTTCATATATGGGCCACGATTCTAAAAGGATTGTTGTCACTTTCTGAATAACTTCTGAATCGTTACCAAATGTTAAACGTACCCATTCGTTTGTAATTTCCTCTACAGATAGGTCTGGATTCCATACTAATCTTCCATACCCAAATAAATTTGCTTGTGCAAGCTGATGTCCAGTCCAGTTTGAATCATTGCCAATATTGGACACAGCTGTAATTCCACATACATGATTATCAAACGTTGACCCGTCAACAATCCGCATTATCGGCGAACCTTCTCCTTTTGCAAAAGTTTCAAACTCTAGTATTTGTTTCCACTGTGGAAGCAAGTAACAAACATGTCTTTGTTGTCCTGTATACTCTTGTGTAATTTGAAACTCTAGCATTTGATTTGTACCACTCATTGCACCAAATAAAGGGGAAACAGCTTCACGAACTTGAAAATCCATCGGTCCATTTTTAATTTGAAGCACTACATTTTTATGGAACTGACCATCTAATGGTTTAAAATGATCATAGGCAGCTTTCGCTCGATCTGTTTTCCGATCACGCCAATCTTGCATGCAGTTGTAGACAAAGCATCGCCAAATAACAATACCTTGAAAAGGCGCAAACGCTTCAGCCAACACATTTGCACCGTCAGCATGATTGCGCTCATATGTAAATGGACCTGGTCGATGTTCCGAATCTGCTTTTACGACAACCCCACCAAAATCGGGTATATATCGATAGATTTCTTCCACTTTTTCTTTCCACCATGCTCGTACTTCATCATCTAATGGGTCAGCTGTTGAGAGTCCACCTATTTCGATTGGACTCGCATAATTAATACTTAAAAATGTCTTGATTCCATATTGCCTAAATATAGCAGCTATTTCTGCAACTTCGGGTAGCCATTTTTCTGTAATCAACTTTGTTTCCACTTTATGAACATTTACATTATTAATTGATATCCCGTTAATTCCAATGGAGGAAAGCAGTCTTGCATAATCTTTTAGTCTATCTTTCTCTTTCGTAATCGTATTATTCTCATAGAATATAGAATTACCAGCATATCCTCTCTCAATACTACCATCCATATTGTCCCACTGATTCATCATCCGTAACCGATTGGATGGATTTTCAACATGGTCTACATCGTTTAAATCTGCTTTTGTTTGAATGAGCCGCAATAAATGAAAACTGCCATACAGAATTCCTTTATCTGTTTTTCCAGCAATAATGATGGAAGATACCCCGTTGTAATCCTTTGTTTGAATGAGATAACCATCGTCATGAAGCGAAAAGTCGATTGTTTCATCTAGTCGATCAATAGTCATTAATACAATCGTAGGTATTTTTTTATGTTTTGTATACACAGTCGGATTCTGACCGGTGAAACTTGATATTGCTTCAACAAGCTCCCTCTTTGCTGATTCAATAATTGGTGATGTTTCTAGGACCGTAATCGACGTTAGCCAATATTTATTTTCCGCTAGCCATATTTGGTCCTGAATTTTATCATACCTTAACCATGCTTTATACCCTTCCGTTTGGTTTGTGTGTTGTACAGTCAAATTTTTCCCTCCTTAATAATCTAATTCCTATTCTCGCTCCATTCGACCCGTTGAGATATGAACTCATTCATGACTTTTTCATAAGCTTCAATATTTAACTGTTCATATTCTTTCACGTATTCTTCCCACTTGGCTTCAAACTCGCTAGGCTTAGATAACACTAATTGGGGAAACCATAATCTTTGTAATCGCTGCGCTTGTTCTTTAAAAATTGCAGCATCAGATCCTGGTTCAATGCGCGCACTCCATGCGGGAAACCATGGTCTTTCTTTCGGTTCTGCAAAAAGATCAGAAAATACGTCGAGATTGTAAATTTCTAGTAGAACTTGTTCCTCTTTTGTATAATTTTCTATGGCTACTTCAGGCTGACGCCTCGCTTCCCAAGCATTTCCATTAGGAAACAGTCCCGCTCCACGAGGCCAATACCATTCAAATATAGAAATTCCGAATTGCTCTTTAAACTCTTCTTGATTTGTTTTCTTCATTTGCTCCTTCGTTCGATAATAACGACCGTCTTCATTCACTTCATACGTTTCTCCTTCAATTCCCCATGAAATTAGCTTTTGGTTTTCCTCTTTCATTAAATAATCCCAAAATTGCATAATGCGCACCGGGTCCTCTGAGCTTTTTGTAATTCCTATTCCACGGTTTGAATTAAAGGAAGGCGGGTCCACATACTGGTCCGTGATACCTGCATCAAAAACAATAGGCAATGCCATATATTCCAGGTCATCATCCCCTTTTGCACTTAAAAAGTTAAATGCTTGCCCTACCTGCCAGCGATAATCAAAAAAGCCGAGCACCCTCCCTGAAGATATCGTATGTAAATACTCTTCATACGTTGTTACAAATGCTTTATCATCAAATAATCCTTTAGCATTTATTTCATTTAGCTTTTTTAAATATCGTTTCGTTATCTCTTTATTTCCATATACACTTGCTTTATAAGTTTCCATATTCACGATGACATCACCA
It contains:
- a CDS encoding alpha-glucuronidase family glycosyl hydrolase, yielding MTVQHTNQTEGYKAWLRYDKIQDQIWLAENKYWLTSITVLETSPIIESAKRELVEAISSFTGQNPTVYTKHKKIPTIVLMTIDRLDETIDFSLHDDGYLIQTKDYNGVSSIIIAGKTDKGILYGSFHLLRLIQTKADLNDVDHVENPSNRLRMMNQWDNMDGSIERGYAGNSIFYENNTITKEKDRLKDYARLLSSIGINGISINNVNVHKVETKLITEKWLPEVAEIAAIFRQYGIKTFLSINYASPIEIGGLSTADPLDDEVRAWWKEKVEEIYRYIPDFGGVVVKADSEHRPGPFTYERNHADGANVLAEAFAPFQGIVIWRCFVYNCMQDWRDRKTDRAKAAYDHFKPLDGQFHKNVVLQIKNGPMDFQVREAVSPLFGAMSGTNQMLEFQITQEYTGQQRHVCYLLPQWKQILEFETFAKGEGSPIMRIVDGSTFDNHVCGITAVSNIGNDSNWTGHQLAQANLFGYGRLVWNPDLSVEEITNEWVRLTFGNDSEVIQKVTTILLESWPIYESYTSPLGVGWMVNPDHHYGPNVDGYEYSVWGTYHYADCYGIGVDRTVKTGTGYTEQYFKENRDLYESIDTCPDELLLFFHHVPYTHKLQSGKTVIQHIYDTHFEGVEQAIHLKEQWISLMTKIDSERFESVLQRLEEQIEHAIEWRDIINTYFFRKSGIEDEKQRKMY
- a CDS encoding ABC transporter substrate-binding protein; the protein is MKINFLKWSIVFVCLLLIVGCHNKDLFNLDAEGPEEEQPQWTPVTFTYFNAVTNGQNTYSNMTTLGKRFEEETGVNIKVEYPSNDLDTTIGVMIASGQYPDMLSPDVAIDKIMEAEAFIPLNDLIEEHAPNLKKVYEPYLDLMKHEDGNIYFIPFGASHGFLANPDIDQGAFWIQRGVLKEFGYPEVTTLDEYFQLIESYVANYPEINGEKTIGFTALTYDWRFFAMTNPPAHLAGYPNDGDVIVNMETYKASVYGNKEITKRYLKKLNEINAKGLFDDKAFVTTYEEYLHTISSGRVLGFFDYRWQVGQAFNFLSAKGDDDLEYMALPIVFDAGITDQYVDPPSFNSNRGIGITKSSEDPVRIMQFWDYLMKEENQKLISWGIEGETYEVNEDGRYYRTKEQMKKTNQEEFKEQFGISIFEWYWPRGAGLFPNGNAWEARRQPEVAIENYTKEEQVLLEIYNLDVFSDLFAEPKERPWFPAWSARIEPGSDAAIFKEQAQRLQRLWFPQLVLSKPSEFEAKWEEYVKEYEQLNIEAYEKVMNEFISQRVEWSENRN